The Agarilytica rhodophyticola genome has a window encoding:
- a CDS encoding sulfite exporter TauE/SafE family protein gives MSEFSLLAWCLTAFVLFLGCWLQTALGFGMAVIAAPIVILINPSWVPYVLTWIALVISATNAWNLRRNIHFKGMLPAFVMRLPGTALGAYALAHIAAVWLHVVVTLCVLIAVIISVVSIRFEATKNRLAVAGFASGFMGTTTSIGGPPMALVMQYSEPDTMRANLSLYFTYSCILSLASYFIGGLIDPHLTLVCLSFVPSALLGFWAGAKTRPMISLGLFRPLLLASCGIASLISLVGIVITFI, from the coding sequence ATGAGCGAATTTTCCCTTCTTGCATGGTGCTTAACAGCATTTGTCCTATTTCTTGGCTGTTGGCTGCAAACGGCTCTAGGCTTTGGCATGGCCGTGATAGCGGCACCTATTGTGATTTTAATTAACCCCAGCTGGGTGCCCTATGTGCTCACATGGATCGCTCTGGTTATCAGTGCAACTAATGCTTGGAATTTACGTCGCAATATTCACTTCAAAGGTATGTTGCCCGCATTTGTAATGCGCTTACCTGGCACTGCCTTAGGTGCCTATGCTTTAGCGCATATTGCGGCTGTATGGTTGCACGTGGTGGTGACGCTGTGCGTTTTAATCGCAGTGATAATCAGCGTTGTCTCTATCCGTTTTGAAGCGACCAAGAATCGCCTAGCTGTTGCTGGTTTTGCCAGTGGTTTTATGGGCACCACTACTTCCATTGGTGGTCCGCCGATGGCATTGGTTATGCAATATAGTGAGCCTGATACAATGCGCGCAAATCTCAGTCTTTACTTCACGTATAGCTGTATTTTGAGCCTGGCAAGCTACTTTATTGGTGGCCTCATTGATCCGCATTTAACCCTAGTATGTTTAAGTTTTGTACCTAGTGCTCTTCTCGGCTTTTGGGCAGGGGCAAAAACTCGTCCTATGATAAGCCTGGGTCTTTTTAGGCCCTTGCTATTGGCCTCTTGTGGTATCGCATCTCTTATTTCTCTTGTGGGGATTGTTATCACTTTTATTTAA